Proteins encoded in a region of the Quercus lobata isolate SW786 chromosome 8, ValleyOak3.0 Primary Assembly, whole genome shotgun sequence genome:
- the LOC115956826 gene encoding uncharacterized protein LOC115956826, whose translation MREGETLKAYSDRYWEMYNEIEGNYDDVAISTFKRGLPTEHGLRKSLTGKPVTSVRQLMDRIDKYKRVEEDQQTGKGKAKVVPQERRDFRSDRFNNSNRPRRDYSEQTGSTGTQAVHAVFREPLHKILEKVKNEPFFQWPSRMAGDPLKRNQNLYCAYHQEPGHTTYDCRNLKNHLDRLVREGKLRHLLHHPVGWQEQSNIETRQSTLRPPIGTINVILVAPGRTGSNPFRVMSVGRLPAEADDRESKRARGMATPLIGFSDEDKLGTLQPHDDALVVTLKIGGYDVKRVLVDQGSAVEVMYSDLYKGLNLKPEDLSVYDSSLVSFEGKIVTPKGMIRLPIQTDSDVVKVDFIVVDAYSPYTTIVARPWLHALGAVSSTLHQKVKYPSGGRVKEVIRNQAMGRQCIVSVIS comes from the coding sequence atgcgtGAAGGAGAGACACTGAAAGCCTATTCAgacaggtactgggaaatgtataatgagatagagggaAACTACGATGACGTCGCCATTAGCACATTCAAGAGGGGCCTGCCGACAGAGCATGGTTTAAGAAAGTCCCTGACTGGGAAGCCGGTCACTAGtgtgcgccaactcatggacagaattgacaagtacaaaagggtcgaggaAGATCAGCAGACGGGGAAGGGCaaagcgaaggttgtccctcaagagaggagggacttcaggtcggaccgcTTTAACAACAGTAATAGGCCGAGAAGAGATTACTCGGAACAGACTGGATCCACTGGGACACAAgcagtccatgctgtgttccgagaaccattACATAAGATCCTAGAGAAGGTGAAGAACGAACCGTTCTTTCAATGGCCAAGTAGGATGGCAGGTGACCCCTTGAAACGTAACCAGAATCTGTATTGCGCATATCACCAAGAGCCGGGTCACACCACCTATGATTGCAGGAATCTGAAAAACCACTTGGACCGGCTTGTCCGAGAGGGGAAGTTGAGGCATCTATTACATCACCCTGTGGGATGGCAAGAGCAGTCAAACATCGAAACCAGGCAAAGCACATtgaggccacccattggcacaataaatgtcatcCTCGTCGCACCAGGAAGGACCGGTTCCAATCCTTTCAGAGTAATGTCAGTGGGCAGGCTCCCGGCTGAAGCTGACGATAGGGAATCCAAGAGGGCTAGAGGGATGGCCACGCCCTTAATcggattctcggatgaggacaAACTGGGAACCCttcaaccccacgacgatgccctAGTCGTCACGCTCAAAATTGGAGGTTACGATGTGAAGAGGGTGCTAGTTGACCAAGGCAGCGCCGTGGAAGTAATGTATTCCGACTTGTATAAGGGattgaacctgaagccagaggACCTGTCGGTATATGACTCCTCTTTGGTcagttttgaaggaaaaatcgTCACCCCGAAAGGCATGATTAGGCTGCCTATACAAACGGACTCGGACGTGGTGAaggtggacttcattgtggtaGATGCCTACTCCCCCTACACTACTATCGTGGCCCGACCGTGGCTTCATGCCCTAGGGGCTGTGTCATCAACCTTacaccaaaaggtgaagtatCCGTCAGGAGGTCGAGTGAAAGAAGTAATAAGGAACCAGGCGATGGGCCGGCAATGCATAGTGTCAGTAATCTCATGA
- the LOC115955977 gene encoding beta-glucuronosyltransferase GlcAT14A-like has translation MRKNINSHSARGFGDRKWILPFFATVTVSVMLSLTAIFGLYTSPYAGEQLPFEVISLARSEDSSGYFIEPDLKRSLETYEASKTEAPRLAYLISGTKGDSHRMMRTLQAVYHPRNQYILHLDLEAPPRERLDLTASVKSDPTFREVENVRVMSQSNLVTYKGPTMIACTLQAIAILLRESSEWDWFINLSASDYPLVTQDDLLHVFSNLSRNFNFIEHMQITGWKLNQRAKPIIIDPGLYLSKKSDLALTTQRRSLPTSFTLFTGSAWVMLTRSFVEYCIWGWDNLPRTILMYYTNFVSSPEGYFHTVICNTPEFRNTAISHDLHYIAWDTPPKQHPISLSMKDFDKMVKSNAPFARKFAKDDPVLDKIDKELLGRTNRFAPGAWCIGSSDGGADPCSLRGNDTVFRPGPGAERFQELLQTLLSEDFRKKQCS, from the exons ATGaggaaaaatattaattctCACTCAGCCAGAGGGTTTGGCGATAGGAAGTGGATTCTTCCGTTCTTTGCGACTGTGACTGTATCAGTTATGCTGTCCTTGACAGCCATTTTTGGGCTATATACCTCTCCCTATGCTGGAGAGCAATTACCATTCGAAGTTATCTCGTTAGCGAGATCAGAGGACTCAAGTGGGTATTTTATTGAACCAGATTTGAAAAGATCACTGGAAACATATGAGGCATCAAAAACTGAAGCCCCTAGATTGGCATATCTGATTTCAGGCACTAAGGGTGATAGTCATAGGATGATGAGGACATTACAGGCAGTGTATCATCCTAGAAACCAATATATTCTACATTTGGATCTTGAGGCACCGCCCCGTGAAAGGTTGGACTTGACAGCTTCGGTGAAGTCTGATCCCACATTTCGtgaagtggagaatgtgcgtgtTATGTCTCAATCCAATTTGGTGACTTATAAAGGTCCTACAATGATTGCTTGCACCCTTCAAGCAATTGCAATTTTGTTGAGAGAGAGCTCGGAGTGGGACTGGTTTATAAACCTCAGTGCTTCAGATTATCCTCTTGTAACACAAGATG ATTTGCTCCATGTTTTTTCCAATTTGTCTAGAAATTTCAACTTCATTGAGCATATGCAGATTACTGGGTGGAAATT GAACCAAAGAGCAAAACCGATCATCATAGATCCGGGCCTTTACCTGTCGAAAAAATCTGATCTTGCTTTGACCACTCAACGAAGATCACTTCCCACGTCATTCACGTTGTTTACTG GTTCAGCATGGGTAATGCTAACCCGATCGTTTGTTGAGTACTGTATATGGGGATGGGATAACCTCCCACGAACTATCCTTATGTATTACACAAATTTTGTCTCCTCCCCGGAAGGTTATTTTCACACTGTTATTTGCaatactccagaattccgtaaCACTGCAATTAGCCATGATCTCCACTACATTGCTTGGGACACTCCTCCAAAGCAGCATCCCATCTCTTTGTCAATGAAGGACTTTGACAAAATGGTTAAAAGCAATGCCCCATTTGCACGAAAATTTGCCAAGGATGATCCTGTCTTAGACAAGATTGATAAAGAGCTTCTAGGCCGCACAAATCGTTTTGCACCTGGGGCATGGTGTATTGGGAGCTCTGATGGTGGGGCTGACCCATGCTCTTTGCGTGGTAATGATACAGTGTTTAGGCCAGGTCCTGGTGCTGAGAGGTTCCAGGAACTGCTTCAGACTCTGTTATCTGAAGATTTTCGGAAAAAACAGTGTTCATGA